TACCGCCGGAGATGTGGCAGTTTTTTCCCACCTGGGCGCAGGACCCGACCGTGGCCCAGGTGTCGATCATTGTGCCTTCGCCCACCCGGGCCGCAACATTGACGAAACAGGGCATGAGTACCGCGCCGGGCCCGATCCAGGCCGAGTGGCGGACAATCGCCCCCGGAACGGCCCTGAATCCGGCCTTGCGGAAATCGTCTTCGGACCAGCCGTCAAATTTGCTGCCAATCCTGTCAGACCATTGGCTGTTTCCTGGCCCGCCGCGGATTGTCCGGACATGCATCAGCCCGAAGGACAGCACAACAGCCTGCTTCAGCCAGCTATGGATGATCCAGTTTCCGGCGCCGTCCGGTTCGGCCACACGCATCTCCCCACTGTCCAGCAGGGAAAGTGCCGCGCAGACGGCCTCCAGAACCTCGCGCGCGCGGGCACTTTTCGTATCGGCCAGAATGGCTTGCCGCTGCTCCCATGCAGTTTCTATGGTTTTTTTCAGAGCTGTTGTCATGGTCTTGTTTTCGGGCAATCCGTCCCTGTGA
This genomic window from Pseudomonadota bacterium contains:
- a CDS encoding 2,3,4,5-tetrahydropyridine-2,6-dicarboxylate N-succinyltransferase, with protein sequence MTTALKKTIETAWEQRQAILADTKSARAREVLEAVCAALSLLDSGEMRVAEPDGAGNWIIHSWLKQAVVLSFGLMHVRTIRGGPGNSQWSDRIGSKFDGWSEDDFRKAGFRAVPGAIVRHSAWIGPGAVLMPCFVNVAARVGEGTMIDTWATVGSCAQVGKNCHISGGTGIGGVLEPLQAAPVIIEDNVFIGARSEIAEGTRVGEGAVISMGVFLGASTKIIDRETGQIFRGVVPPFSVVVPGSLPGKPLPDGSPGPSLACAIIVKTVDAQTRRKTGINELLRYGP